One genomic segment of Immundisolibacter sp. includes these proteins:
- a CDS encoding NAD(P)H-hydrate dehydratase, with product MLNSLKKLYSVPQLRRIDSAAAGQTGCSGTALMERAGAAAFAMLRRLWPTAQRLAVLCGPGNNGGDGYVLARLAHLAGFRVQLVALAGLPRAGSEADVARQWFGASGGTQQRDWQAALGGAELCVDALLGTGADRPLDGPIAAAVAGLNAQTAPVLALDVPSGLNADSGQVMGVAVRASATLTFVARKLGLYTGAARECCGQLDFDDLGVPAQVVAMAGEAAAVRLDLSCLRSAFLAPRPRHAHKGSCGHVLVLGGDHGYGGAVRLAGEAAARTGAGLTSVATRSQHVAALIAGRPELMAHGINSATDIAPLLARASVVAVGPGLGQDDFGRDLFAAALASGLPLVVDADALNLLARDRQLPRRDDWILTPHPGEAARLLGGTASQIEADRYGAARALHARFGGVVVLKGAGTVVYDGVSPPGVVPYGNPGMATGGMGDVLTGVIAALWAQGLPAAAAAALGACLHAVAADQVVARQGERGLLASDLLPALPALVNGRNDGADLGA from the coding sequence TTGCTGAATTCACTTAAAAAACTATATTCAGTTCCGCAACTGCGCAGAATCGACAGTGCCGCCGCGGGGCAAACTGGATGTTCCGGCACCGCCTTGATGGAGCGCGCCGGGGCGGCGGCGTTCGCCATGCTGCGCCGGCTGTGGCCAACCGCGCAACGGCTGGCGGTTCTGTGCGGACCGGGTAATAACGGTGGCGATGGCTATGTGCTGGCACGCTTGGCCCACCTGGCGGGCTTCCGCGTCCAGTTGGTGGCTTTGGCCGGGCTGCCACGCGCCGGCAGCGAGGCTGATGTGGCGCGTCAGTGGTTCGGCGCCAGTGGCGGCACGCAGCAGCGGGACTGGCAAGCAGCACTTGGCGGCGCCGAGCTGTGCGTCGATGCATTGCTCGGTACGGGTGCCGACCGGCCGCTGGACGGTCCGATCGCGGCCGCCGTGGCGGGCCTGAATGCTCAGACCGCCCCGGTGCTGGCGCTGGACGTGCCATCTGGCCTGAATGCCGACTCCGGCCAGGTCATGGGTGTAGCGGTGCGGGCCAGCGCCACACTCACTTTTGTCGCCCGCAAGCTGGGCCTGTATACCGGCGCCGCGCGGGAGTGTTGCGGGCAGCTGGATTTTGATGATCTTGGGGTGCCGGCCCAGGTCGTTGCGATGGCCGGGGAGGCAGCCGCGGTGCGGCTCGATCTGTCCTGCTTACGCAGTGCCTTTCTGGCGCCGCGGCCCCGTCACGCGCACAAGGGCAGTTGTGGCCATGTCCTGGTGCTCGGTGGCGATCACGGTTATGGCGGCGCCGTTCGCCTTGCCGGCGAAGCAGCGGCCCGGACTGGTGCCGGGCTCACCAGCGTGGCGACACGGTCACAGCACGTGGCGGCGTTGATCGCCGGACGGCCGGAACTGATGGCGCATGGCATCAATAGCGCCACAGACATTGCACCGCTGCTGGCACGCGCCAGCGTGGTGGCAGTCGGGCCGGGTTTGGGGCAGGACGATTTTGGTCGTGACCTGTTCGCAGCCGCCCTGGCCAGTGGCTTGCCGCTGGTGGTCGACGCAGACGCATTGAACCTGCTGGCCCGCGACCGCCAGCTGCCACGTCGTGACGACTGGATTCTTACGCCGCATCCGGGCGAAGCGGCGCGCTTGCTCGGGGGCACCGCGTCGCAGATCGAAGCCGACCGCTACGGCGCCGCGCGGGCGCTGCACGCGCGTTTCGGGGGTGTGGTGGTGCTCAAGGGTGCGGGCACAGTGGTATACGACGGCGTCTCACCGCCCGGGGTGGTGCCGTACGGGAATCCTGGCATGGCCACCGGCGGCATGGGGGATGTGCTGACCGGCGTGATCGCTGCTCTATGGGCACAAGGCCTGCCCGCCGCTGCCGCGGCAGCGCTTGGTGCCTGTCTGCATGCGGTGGCGGCGGACCAGGTGGTGGCACGCCAGGGCGAGCGCGGCCTGCTGGCGAGTGACCTGTTGCCGGCCTTGCCCGCGCTCGTGAACGGGAGAAACGATGGAGCAGACCTGGGTGCTTGA
- the tsaE gene encoding tRNA (adenosine(37)-N6)-threonylcarbamoyltransferase complex ATPase subunit type 1 TsaE — MEQTWVLENEAAQLALGARLGRVLAPGLCIYLRGPLGAGKTTLVRGALRARGHTGTVRSPTYTLVETYDDICHLDLYRVAGAEEMEFLGARELFDGRHTCFVEWPERGAGWLPPADLDIDIQMAGSGRQLRVRAGSGAGESVLERMA, encoded by the coding sequence ATGGAGCAGACCTGGGTGCTTGAGAACGAAGCCGCGCAGCTGGCGCTCGGTGCTCGATTGGGTCGAGTCCTGGCGCCAGGCTTGTGTATCTATCTGCGCGGGCCACTGGGTGCGGGCAAGACCACTCTGGTGCGCGGGGCCCTGCGGGCGCGTGGCCACACCGGCACCGTGCGCAGCCCGACGTACACCCTGGTCGAAACCTACGACGATATATGCCACCTCGACCTGTATCGCGTCGCCGGCGCCGAGGAGATGGAGTTCCTCGGTGCGCGCGAACTGTTCGATGGGCGCCATACCTGTTTTGTCGAATGGCCCGAGCGTGGTGCTGGCTGGTTGCCGCCGGCTGATCTTGATATCGATATTCAAATGGCCGGCTCCGGGCGTCAGCTACGCGTGCGGGCAGGCAGCGGTGCCGGTGAGTCCGTACTGGAGCGCATGGCATGA
- a CDS encoding N-acetylmuramoyl-L-alanine amidase: MNALRFCVLALLPLLSFAGELRGLRYEPLPGGTRLTLELSAPTVGKVFTLKAPDRLVIDLPATALRTSLGRPTGNTPVRDVRSGPQAGGGLRLVLDLAAPVQWREQRLPAGNGKGPRVQIDVLAGGTHAAVATVPPAVRAPSVTPVARASPAAAPATRAAPALPKAGPAVKRVVSTSMVTVVIDAGHGGHDVGAVGPGRLYEKHVTLALARELATQINAQRGMRAVLTRSGDVFVPLRQRTAVAHKHKADLFVSIHADAFKNPSARGSGVYALSETGATSEAARLLAARENAADLGGGLAAAGHDRVLRSVLLDLSQNATIESSLRLADRLLDRLSDVNRLHRADVQQANFMVLKSPQVPSVLVEAAFISNPEEARKLADPAFRRRLASALVVGLRDYLQSEPRLRQALANAQAGRTSTARSADGGG; this comes from the coding sequence ATGAATGCGCTGCGTTTCTGCGTGCTGGCCCTGCTGCCGCTGCTCAGCTTCGCTGGCGAACTGCGCGGCCTGCGTTACGAGCCGCTGCCCGGCGGGACGCGGCTGACGCTTGAGCTCAGTGCGCCCACGGTCGGAAAAGTGTTTACCCTGAAGGCGCCCGACCGGCTGGTGATTGATCTACCTGCCACCGCGCTCAGAACCAGCTTGGGGCGTCCGACCGGCAACACACCGGTTCGGGACGTGCGATCGGGGCCGCAGGCGGGCGGTGGCCTGCGCCTGGTGCTGGACCTCGCCGCGCCCGTTCAGTGGCGCGAGCAGCGCTTGCCGGCGGGTAATGGCAAGGGCCCGCGTGTGCAGATCGATGTACTCGCGGGCGGGACCCATGCTGCTGTGGCAACCGTGCCGCCGGCGGTAAGAGCCCCTTCGGTCACCCCGGTGGCGCGGGCCTCGCCAGCGGCTGCGCCGGCAACGCGCGCAGCGCCCGCGTTGCCCAAGGCGGGTCCGGCGGTGAAGCGGGTCGTATCGACCAGCATGGTGACGGTGGTGATCGACGCGGGCCACGGCGGGCACGACGTGGGCGCAGTGGGCCCCGGTCGCCTGTACGAGAAACACGTGACGCTCGCCCTGGCACGTGAGTTGGCAACGCAGATCAATGCCCAGCGCGGTATGCGGGCGGTTCTGACGCGCAGCGGCGACGTGTTTGTGCCGCTGCGTCAGCGCACCGCAGTGGCGCACAAGCACAAGGCGGATCTGTTCGTTTCGATACACGCAGACGCCTTCAAAAACCCCTCGGCGCGTGGTTCGGGCGTGTACGCGCTGTCCGAGACCGGCGCCACCAGCGAGGCGGCGCGATTGCTGGCGGCGCGCGAGAATGCCGCCGATCTTGGTGGCGGTCTTGCTGCCGCCGGGCACGACCGGGTGCTGCGTTCGGTGTTGCTGGACCTGTCGCAAAACGCCACTATTGAGAGCAGTCTGCGCTTGGCGGACCGTTTGCTGGATCGTCTGTCCGACGTCAATCGTCTGCACCGTGCCGACGTACAGCAGGCCAACTTCATGGTGCTCAAATCACCGCAGGTGCCCTCAGTGCTGGTGGAAGCAGCGTTCATTTCCAATCCGGAAGAAGCTCGCAAACTGGCGGATCCCGCGTTCCGTCGCCGTCTGGCCTCGGCCCTGGTGGTGGGTTTGCGCGACTACCTGCAATCCGAGCCGCGGCTGCGCCAGGCACTGGCCAATGCGCAAGCCGGCCGTACGTCGACGGCCCGTTCGGCGGACGGTGGTGGCTGA
- the mutL gene encoding DNA mismatch repair endonuclease MutL, with the protein MADPARRPIRELSPELSNQIAAGEVVERPASIVKELLENALDAGARHIEVTLEQGGVGLIRLRDDGCGIPAEELPLALRRHATSKLSSSAELMRIESLGFRGEALPSIASVARLDMVSAVPGGSAAQLVHGQLEPVPAAHPPGTSVTVRDLFYNLPARRKFLRSEKTEYQHADEVLRRLALARFDVALSWSHNGRVVQQLPAAADTAARERRLARLCGQPFVDATLRLDFDVGGYGLSGWTGLPTFSRAASDMQHWYVNGRLVRDKLLTHAARQAYRDVLYHGRQPAYVLYLSLPIEAVDVNVHPAKAEVRFRDSRAVHDFVVRCLREALGSGSRAGTLPADPPASGASGAPAVAGAGLRLWDAGAARLPTGQLAEQFAAYTELAKGAASAGTPLPDDEEQPLGRPLAQLMGVYILAQNARGLVLVDMHAAHERITYERLRTAYAAGRVVAQPLLVPMTLHLGAAELAIVEQHGDLWPQLGIDLAVLGPDTLAVREVPALLAGGDIGALVRDVIAELHEHGRSSRVQEHIDALLSGMACHGSVRAGRALTLAEMDALLRDMERTERSGQCSHGRPTWVELPLAELDRLFMRGR; encoded by the coding sequence GTGGCTGACCCCGCGCGGCGGCCGATACGAGAGCTGTCGCCGGAACTCAGTAACCAGATCGCCGCCGGTGAGGTGGTCGAGCGGCCAGCTTCCATCGTCAAGGAATTGCTTGAAAACGCCCTCGATGCCGGCGCCAGGCACATTGAGGTAACCCTGGAGCAGGGCGGTGTTGGGTTGATTCGCTTGCGCGACGACGGCTGCGGTATTCCGGCCGAGGAATTGCCGTTGGCGCTGCGCCGTCACGCCACCAGCAAACTCTCCAGTAGCGCCGAGTTGATGCGCATCGAAAGTCTGGGTTTTCGTGGCGAGGCGCTGCCGAGCATCGCCTCGGTAGCGCGTCTGGATATGGTGTCGGCGGTACCCGGTGGCAGTGCGGCGCAGCTCGTACACGGCCAGCTTGAGCCGGTGCCAGCGGCCCACCCGCCGGGCACCAGCGTCACCGTGCGCGACCTGTTCTATAACCTGCCGGCGCGGCGCAAGTTTCTGCGTAGCGAGAAGACCGAGTATCAGCACGCCGACGAGGTGCTGCGCCGGCTGGCGCTGGCGCGTTTCGATGTGGCCCTGAGCTGGTCGCATAACGGCCGGGTAGTGCAGCAGCTGCCAGCAGCGGCCGACACGGCGGCCCGCGAGCGGCGCTTGGCGCGGTTGTGTGGCCAGCCCTTCGTGGATGCCACGCTGCGGCTCGACTTTGACGTTGGCGGGTACGGCTTGTCCGGCTGGACCGGGTTGCCTACTTTCTCCCGCGCTGCCTCCGACATGCAGCACTGGTACGTCAACGGCCGTCTGGTGCGCGACAAACTGCTCACGCACGCCGCCCGTCAAGCCTATCGGGACGTCCTCTATCACGGCCGCCAGCCGGCTTATGTGTTGTACCTGTCGTTGCCCATCGAGGCGGTCGACGTCAACGTCCATCCGGCCAAGGCCGAGGTGCGTTTTCGCGACAGCCGCGCGGTGCATGACTTTGTCGTGCGCTGCCTGCGCGAGGCGCTGGGCAGCGGCAGCCGTGCCGGCACATTGCCGGCTGACCCGCCTGCCAGCGGGGCGAGTGGCGCGCCGGCGGTCGCAGGCGCCGGGCTGCGTTTGTGGGACGCCGGCGCGGCCCGTTTGCCGACCGGGCAGTTAGCTGAGCAGTTCGCCGCCTATACCGAGCTGGCGAAGGGCGCGGCCTCGGCCGGCACGCCGCTTCCGGATGACGAGGAGCAGCCGTTGGGCCGGCCACTGGCGCAGCTCATGGGCGTGTATATCCTGGCGCAGAATGCTCGCGGCCTGGTCCTCGTGGACATGCACGCCGCCCACGAACGCATTACCTACGAACGGCTGCGCACCGCTTACGCTGCCGGACGTGTGGTGGCCCAGCCGCTGCTGGTGCCGATGACCTTGCACCTTGGCGCCGCCGAACTGGCGATCGTGGAGCAGCACGGCGATCTGTGGCCACAGCTGGGTATCGACCTGGCGGTGCTGGGGCCCGATACGCTGGCGGTGCGAGAGGTGCCGGCCCTGCTGGCGGGTGGTGACATCGGCGCCCTGGTGCGTGACGTGATCGCCGAGCTGCACGAACACGGCCGCAGCTCGCGCGTGCAGGAGCACATCGACGCCCTGCTGTCGGGCATGGCGTGCCACGGCTCGGTGCGCGCCGGACGCGCGCTGACCCTGGCCGAAATGGATGCATTGCTGCGCGACATGGAGCGTACCGAGCGTAGTGGCCAGTGCAGCCACGGCCGGCCGACCTGGGTGGAATTGCCGCTGGCCGAACTCGATCGTTTGTTCATGCGCGGGCGCTGA